The proteins below come from a single Acidobacteriota bacterium genomic window:
- a CDS encoding protein kinase, with amino-acid sequence MSELTRRAWKAYFRGNYLQAGDLYKSAGELEKASKMYCKGGDLRAAAEVEEALGRVTRAVDYLLRAGDPNSAALMLGRHGHFTRAAQIYAEAGNKVQAAAMALKGGNTALASQLYEQAGRYMEAGRLAFKSDNVGRALLLFERVLKQLPAAEALTPSEQLQQREQLTEVARYLEEGEAYDRAAELHERMNNLPQAAQCYEAAKQFEKAAELYRRVGALDRLSALTDRAAKTPLVVQAEGLAAKGDLEEAARLFAEAGLKDRAAGLYEESGHLEAAAELRRELGDHEMAGNLFYRVQAYLPAAQSYEEAHLFAMAEQCYLKAGDNLRAARSAFEAGHWERAVDLAPDAEERRAFLARIQAFPDNPAERGRLAILKARLLLDLGQHSVAGACLEGLSPASAEEETWAHYLQARVLEAQGDAESATEFYRKALAANMGFQDARQRLEALQHWAAAPHSQKGRYAEAEVLWSDDAGPWIRGEDSLLHTPVLIHRLEPPLHTAAGLIEPEHLQRLLALRHPGLLGLRDAVPRRGGADLVYEMFPGRPLSRWLEEGYCPSQYAALEKMQPILEALAEGHRRGLPHNRLGPDWVLMDNDGRVKIHGMGLFEPQPRPQPSDTGGLAGSDPEFRTDPSPDLRASGELFLRLLAGRGEGAGTPPLLNELDVPESMRDLLARMLGEVPARPYTSFEEVLTDLSALELHVGSIIAGRYEILEELGRGGMGQVFRVRDRELNEEVALKTLRRRPEMTEEAKSRFMREIKLSRRITHPNVVRVYDFGIWRETLFLTMEYIPGKTLSQWVKEGAHGRANLRQKVEILRGVAAGLSEAHKMGVIHRDLKPQNVILTPAGIPKVLDFGIAYADVEESGDLTQEGHFVGSPKYVSPEQIQGLPLDPRSDVYSLGLLAYFLLTGQDAFSGDKSGLILLKQLKEMPPPPSRFARLPPTLDRLVMNCLNKKPEERPASLDEVSRHLKEIV; translated from the coding sequence GTGTCCGAGCTCACACGGCGGGCCTGGAAGGCGTACTTCCGCGGCAACTACCTGCAGGCCGGCGATCTGTACAAATCCGCCGGGGAGCTGGAAAAGGCCTCCAAGATGTACTGCAAGGGGGGGGACCTCCGCGCCGCCGCCGAAGTGGAAGAGGCATTGGGCCGCGTCACGCGAGCCGTGGATTACCTCTTGCGGGCGGGCGACCCGAACTCGGCGGCCTTGATGCTCGGCCGGCACGGCCACTTCACCCGCGCGGCGCAGATTTACGCCGAGGCCGGCAACAAGGTCCAGGCCGCCGCCATGGCCCTCAAGGGAGGGAACACGGCCCTGGCCTCCCAGCTGTACGAGCAGGCGGGGCGGTACATGGAGGCGGGGCGGCTGGCCTTCAAGTCCGACAACGTGGGCCGGGCCCTGCTCCTCTTCGAGCGCGTTCTCAAGCAGCTCCCCGCGGCCGAAGCATTGACGCCGTCCGAACAGCTCCAGCAGCGGGAGCAACTGACGGAGGTGGCCCGCTACTTGGAGGAGGGCGAGGCCTACGACCGCGCCGCGGAGCTTCACGAGAGGATGAACAACCTCCCACAGGCCGCCCAGTGTTACGAAGCTGCCAAGCAGTTCGAAAAGGCGGCGGAGCTCTATCGCCGGGTGGGTGCCCTGGACCGGCTGAGCGCCCTCACGGACCGGGCCGCCAAGACACCTCTCGTGGTCCAGGCGGAGGGGCTCGCCGCCAAAGGAGACCTGGAAGAGGCCGCGCGGCTCTTCGCCGAAGCCGGCCTGAAGGACAGGGCCGCGGGCCTTTACGAAGAATCCGGGCACCTCGAGGCGGCCGCCGAACTGAGGAGGGAGCTGGGCGACCACGAAATGGCGGGGAACCTCTTCTACAGGGTTCAGGCCTACCTTCCCGCGGCCCAGTCCTACGAGGAAGCCCACCTCTTCGCCATGGCCGAGCAGTGCTACCTCAAGGCGGGGGACAACCTCCGCGCCGCTCGGTCGGCCTTCGAGGCGGGCCATTGGGAGCGCGCGGTGGATCTGGCCCCCGACGCGGAGGAACGCCGGGCCTTTCTCGCCCGGATTCAGGCTTTTCCCGACAACCCCGCCGAGCGCGGACGCCTGGCCATTCTCAAGGCGCGACTCCTCCTGGACCTCGGCCAGCACTCCGTGGCCGGGGCGTGTCTGGAGGGGCTGAGCCCCGCCAGCGCGGAGGAGGAGACCTGGGCCCATTACCTTCAAGCGAGGGTTCTGGAGGCGCAGGGCGACGCCGAATCCGCCACCGAGTTTTACCGAAAGGCCCTCGCCGCCAACATGGGCTTCCAGGACGCGCGCCAGCGCCTCGAGGCTCTCCAGCACTGGGCGGCGGCTCCGCATTCGCAGAAGGGCCGCTACGCGGAGGCGGAAGTCCTGTGGAGCGACGACGCCGGACCCTGGATCCGGGGTGAGGACTCCCTCCTTCACACGCCCGTCCTGATCCACCGCCTGGAGCCCCCGCTCCACACCGCCGCGGGTCTCATCGAACCGGAGCACCTGCAGCGGCTCCTCGCGCTTCGCCACCCCGGCCTTCTGGGGCTGAGGGACGCCGTACCTCGCCGGGGGGGAGCCGACCTGGTCTACGAGATGTTTCCGGGTCGTCCCCTGTCCCGCTGGCTCGAAGAGGGATATTGCCCCTCCCAGTACGCCGCCTTGGAGAAAATGCAGCCCATCCTCGAGGCCCTGGCCGAGGGCCACCGCCGGGGCCTACCCCACAACCGCCTGGGTCCCGACTGGGTCCTGATGGACAACGACGGTCGCGTCAAGATCCATGGCATGGGCCTTTTCGAGCCCCAGCCTCGGCCCCAGCCCTCGGACACGGGGGGACTGGCGGGGTCGGACCCGGAGTTTCGGACCGACCCTTCGCCGGACCTCAGGGCTTCAGGGGAACTCTTCTTGAGGCTTCTGGCCGGGCGCGGAGAAGGGGCGGGCACCCCTCCTCTCCTGAACGAACTCGACGTCCCCGAGTCCATGAGGGACCTGCTGGCGCGAATGCTGGGAGAGGTCCCCGCGCGCCCGTACACCTCCTTCGAGGAGGTCCTGACGGACCTCTCGGCCCTTGAACTCCACGTCGGCTCCATCATCGCGGGCCGGTACGAAATCCTGGAGGAACTGGGCCGGGGCGGCATGGGTCAGGTCTTCCGCGTTCGCGACCGGGAACTCAACGAGGAGGTGGCCCTCAAGACCCTGCGCCGCCGGCCCGAAATGACCGAAGAGGCCAAATCGAGGTTCATGAGGGAGATCAAGCTCAGCCGGCGCATCACGCATCCGAACGTGGTGCGCGTGTACGATTTCGGAATCTGGCGCGAGACCCTCTTCCTCACGATGGAGTACATCCCCGGGAAGACCCTGAGCCAGTGGGTGAAGGAAGGGGCCCACGGGAGGGCCAACCTCCGTCAGAAGGTGGAGATTCTGAGAGGCGTGGCGGCTGGCCTCTCGGAGGCGCACAAGATGGGCGTCATCCACCGGGATCTGAAACCGCAGAACGTGATTCTCACGCCGGCGGGCATCCCGAAAGTCCTGGACTTCGGCATCGCTTACGCCGACGTGGAGGAGAGCGGGGACCTGACCCAGGAGGGCCACTTCGTGGGCTCGCCCAAGTACGTGTCGCCGGAGCAGATCCAGGGACTTCCCCTGGATCCGAGGTCCGACGTGTATTCGCTCGGGCTTCTCGCCTACTTCTTGCTAACGGGCCAGGACGCGTTTTCGGGCGACAAATCCGGGCTCATCCTCCTCAAGCAGCTGAAGGAGATGCCTCCGCCGCCGTCCCGGTTCGCGCGCCTGCCTCCCACTCTGGACCGACTCGTCATGAACTGCCTCAACAAGAAGCCCGAAGAGCGACCGGCGAGCCTCGATGAGGTCTCGCGGCACCTGAAGGAGATCGTATGA
- a CDS encoding PhoH family protein, translated as MSRTYVLDTNVLLHDPHSIYRFQENTVVIPIWVIEEVDRFKRDVTEIGRSAREVSRELDNLRQLGPLSGGVPLPEGGTLHVAIERVEKENLPPTIREGSADNLILGVALALQRKSGDVVLVTKDTNLRIKADAFGLPAEDYETDKVQIDELYAGWRTLTVPKRTLDSLFQKRSVPCEANLHPNEMALLLDEENPNHTALARQNPQDRTLHPLDDIKPLWGISPRNKEQRFALDLLLNDGIPLVTLVGKAGTGKTLLALAAGLHKVADQQQYQRLLVTRPIFPMGRDIGYLPGELEEKLKPWMQPIFDNLELLLNLSYSNRGHDAYRELVDQRILQIEALTYIRGRSIPNQFLIVDEAQNLTPHEVKTIVTRAGEHTKIVLTGDPYQIDNPYIDSSSNGLTYVVERFKAQKEAGHITLSRGERSDLAEIAANVL; from the coding sequence ATGAGCCGCACTTACGTGCTGGACACCAACGTGCTCCTCCACGACCCGCACAGCATCTACCGCTTTCAGGAAAACACGGTGGTCATTCCGATCTGGGTCATCGAGGAGGTGGACCGGTTCAAGCGGGACGTCACGGAAATCGGCCGCAGCGCGCGGGAGGTCTCCAGGGAACTGGACAACCTGAGGCAGCTGGGCCCCCTCTCCGGGGGGGTTCCCCTCCCCGAAGGGGGCACTCTTCACGTGGCCATCGAGCGGGTGGAGAAGGAGAACCTACCGCCCACCATTCGGGAAGGAAGCGCCGACAACCTGATCCTCGGCGTGGCCCTGGCCCTGCAGAGGAAGTCCGGCGACGTGGTGCTCGTCACGAAGGACACCAACCTGCGCATCAAGGCGGACGCGTTCGGTCTGCCCGCTGAGGATTACGAGACCGACAAGGTGCAAATCGACGAACTCTACGCGGGGTGGAGGACCCTCACGGTCCCCAAGCGAACCCTGGACTCCCTCTTCCAGAAGCGGTCCGTCCCCTGCGAAGCGAACCTCCATCCCAACGAGATGGCGCTCCTCCTCGACGAGGAGAACCCGAACCACACGGCCCTCGCGCGCCAGAATCCTCAAGACCGGACGCTCCATCCCCTGGACGACATCAAGCCCCTGTGGGGCATCAGCCCAAGGAACAAGGAGCAACGATTCGCCCTGGACCTCCTGTTGAACGACGGGATCCCTCTGGTGACCCTCGTGGGCAAGGCGGGAACGGGCAAGACCCTCCTCGCCCTGGCCGCCGGCCTCCACAAGGTGGCCGACCAGCAGCAGTACCAGAGGCTCCTCGTGACCCGCCCCATCTTTCCCATGGGGCGGGACATCGGCTATCTGCCCGGCGAACTCGAGGAGAAGCTGAAGCCCTGGATGCAGCCCATCTTCGACAACCTGGAACTCCTCCTGAACCTGTCCTACAGCAACCGCGGCCACGACGCCTACCGGGAGCTCGTGGACCAGAGGATCCTGCAGATCGAGGCCCTCACGTACATCCGGGGCCGCTCCATCCCGAACCAGTTCCTCATCGTGGACGAGGCCCAGAACCTCACTCCCCACGAGGTGAAGACCATCGTCACCCGGGCCGGGGAACACACCAAGATCGTCCTGACCGGAGATCCGTACCAGATCGACAACCCCTATATCGACTCCTCGTCGAACGGTCTCACGTACGTGGTGGAGCGCTTCAAGGCGCAGAAGGAAGCGGGCCACATCACGCTCAGCCGGGGCGAGCGCTCGGACCTGGCGGAAATCGCGGCCAACGTTCTCTGA